The segment CGACGCTCTATCCAATTGAGCTACGGAGACGTGTGGCGTGTTGACGGATTCGTTCCACGAAGCGTTTTGCAGATGCCACGTTTGAACGGAGAGCCTGACCTCTCACTACGCGCGGCAGCCACTGTAGAAAGTGGAACTCAAAACAGCAATAACCTTCTGGTTCCATTATGCCACGCGCCATAAGAATCAGCAAACCGAAGACCCGCATGCGGCCTAAAGAATTTTCATTGTCCGGTCTTCGCTAATGCCCACAGAACCGGAAACATAAAGACAGCGAGAGAATCAGCAGCGCAGGGACCGACAGACTGTTGGATTTCGAAACGGTGCGGCAGCCGGAGTTGAAGCGTTCAGGATTCGATCGATGACTCCATCGCCTGGCGGGTTCCTGGGGGCTCAATGCGTTAACCGGCCGGAGGTTTGGGGCGGCCGGGGTTTTCCGGATATTGCCCGGGTTGATCTGCGCGGTACCACTTGTCCAGAACTTCCAGCCAGGATTCGTTGGATCCAACCTTGATGAAGTCGGCTCGGACACGTCCGCCGTGAGGATGCCAGTCGGCATATCGCAAACCGAATTTCCTCATCTGACGATAGGCCTTCCCGGACGGGTAGACACGGTCGGTAAAATCAAAGTGCTGAAGCAGCGCGTCCCGCTGGTCATGCACCGACGGTGGTGGTGGCAGCGGTCGGCCGGACAGCAGTTCGCGACATTGTCCAAAGATCCACGGATTTCCAATTGATCCGCGAGCGGCCGTAACGCCATGAACGCCTGTTTCATGAATCATGCGAACGCAGTCCTCCGCACAAAACAGATCACCACTGCCAAGAATCGTGCGGTCCGGCCATGTGCTGCAGATTTCTTTTAAGAATTCCCAGTTGCTCGGACCCACGTAACGCTGTTGAACCGTTCTTCCGTGGACCGTCACGGCCGCGATTCCGCCGGAAAATGCTCCTTCCAGAATCTCAAAAAATTTGTCGCGACTACTGTCGCTGTCATCGATACCACGACGCATTTTGAGGGTGACCGGGATGTGGTCGGGCACGGTATCCCGCACACGCTGCAGAATTTCCAGGGCAATTTCAGGCTGCCCCAGATGAAATCCACCTCGACATCGCCCCAACACTTTCTTAACCGGACAACCGAAATTGATATCGATCACGTCAAAGCCGGCTTTGACCAGTCGGCGTGCGGCTGGCGGGAACTCAACCGGATCGGCTCCCATCAACTGGGCACCAGCCGGATGGTCTGCATCTGTGAGCATCAGGAATCGACGTGTCCGTGCCCTGTCGCGCAAAGACGCAACGAAGTGGTCCAGCATGACCTCACAAATCGTGTACGGGGCACCCAGTGACCTCGCCGTCGCTCTCA is part of the Fuerstiella sp. genome and harbors:
- a CDS encoding tRNA-dihydrouridine synthase family protein yields the protein MLLNHPTIPKLQIGSLTLDLPVVQAALSGYSDWPMRATARSLGAPYTICEVMLDHFVASLRDRARTRRFLMLTDADHPAGAQLMGADPVEFPPAARRLVKAGFDVIDINFGCPVKKVLGRCRGGFHLGQPEIALEILQRVRDTVPDHIPVTLKMRRGIDDSDSSRDKFFEILEGAFSGGIAAVTVHGRTVQQRYVGPSNWEFLKEICSTWPDRTILGSGDLFCAEDCVRMIHETGVHGVTAARGSIGNPWIFGQCRELLSGRPLPPPPSVHDQRDALLQHFDFTDRVYPSGKAYRQMRKFGLRYADWHPHGGRVRADFIKVGSNESWLEVLDKWYRADQPGQYPENPGRPKPPAG